The following proteins come from a genomic window of Sorghum bicolor cultivar BTx623 chromosome 3, Sorghum_bicolor_NCBIv3, whole genome shotgun sequence:
- the LOC8084366 gene encoding serine/threonine-protein kinase tricorner, translated as MESEMADAPAAAAIPAAEPLAAVAEEGEGDAEKGAGAGAAEAVGSTLTMERVAAAKKFIENHYRSQMKNIQERKERRFRLERQLASSQVPKEQQINLMKDLERKETEYIRLKRHKICVDDFELLTIIGRGAFGEVRLCREKTSGNIYAMKKLKKSDMVVRGQVEHVRAERNLLAEVASHCIVKLYYSFQDTEYLYLIMEYLPGGDIMTLLMREDTLTEHVARFYIAETILAIESIHKHNYIHRDIKPDNLLLDKNGHMKLSDFGLCKPIDCSKLSTLNEDEPMGDDNLRESMDIDSSLSDTANGRRWRSQHEQLQHWQMNRRKLAFSTVGTPDYIAPEVLLKKGYGMECDWWSLGAIMYEMLVGYPPFYADDPITTCRKIVHWRNHLKFPEDAKLSNEARDLICRLLCDVDHRIGSAGADQIKAHPWFRGVAWDKLYEMEAAFKPQVNDELDTQNFMKFEELENPPAKTGSGPSRKMMLNSKDLSFVGYTYKNFDAVKAIKISDLQRNSSLTRPSIGSIFGPPGMDSPMEPNGRDTHMHTVSSGDPMIP; from the exons atggAGAGCGAGATGGCGGACgcgccggccgcggcggcgatCCCCGCCGCTGAGCCGCTCGCGGCGGTGGCggaggaaggggaaggggacGCGGAGaagggggcgggggcgggggcggccgAGGCGGTGGGGTCCACCCTCACCATGGAGCGCGTCGCCGCCGCGAAGAAGTTCATCGAGAACCACTACCGCTCGCAGATGAAGAACATCCAGGAGCGCAAGGAGAG GCGCTTTAGATTGGAGAGACAGCTAGCTTCTTCTCAAGTTCCCAAGGAGCAGCAAATCAATTTAATGAAAGATCTTGAGAGGAAGGAAACTGAATACATACGACTTAAAAGGCACAAAATTTGTGTGGATGACTTTGAGCTGCTCACGATTATTGGAAGAGGTGCTTTTGGAGAG GTTCGATTGTGTCGAGAGAAGACCTCTGGCAACATTTATGCAATGAAAAAGCTCAAGAAGTCTGATATGGTTGTCAGGGGCCAA GTGGAACATGTTAGAGCTGAAAGAAACTTGTTGGCCGAAGTTGCTAGTCACTGCATTGTGAAGCTTTACTATTCTTTCCAAGACACTGAATACCTTTACCTTATTATGGAGTACCTTCCCGGTGGTGATATCATGACCCTTCTCATGAGAGAGGATACCTTGACTGAACATGTGGCGCGGTTCTACATTGCTGAGACAATTCTTGCTATCGAATCCATCCATAAACATAACTACATCCACAG AGATATTAAGCCTGATAATTTGCTTCTAGATAAGAATGGTCACATGAAGCTGTCAGATTTTGGGCTGTGCAAGCCAATTGATTGTTCGAAGCTCTCAACTTTGAATGAAGATGAACCCATGGGAGATGACAACTTGAGGGAATCAATGGATATTGATAGTTCCTTGTCTGATACAGCAAATGGTAGAAGATGGAGAAGTCAACACGAACAGCTTCAACACTGGCAGATGAACAGGAGAAAACTG GCATTCTCAACTGTTGGGACACCAGATTATATTGCTCCAGAGGTTCTGCTAAAGAAGGGATATGGAATGGAATGCGATTG GTGGTCTCTGGGCGCGATCATGTATGAGATGCTAGTTGGGTATCCACCATTTTACGCCGATGATCCAATAACTACATGCCGAAAG ATTGTGCACTGGAGAAACCATTTGAAGTTTCCTGAGGATGCAAAGTTGTCAAATGAAGCAAGAGATCTCATTTGCCGGTTATTATGTGATGTTGACCACAGGATTGGCAGTGCAGGGGCAGATCAAATAAAG GCACATCCTTGGTTCCGAGGAGTTGCATGGGATAAACTTTATGAAATGGAAGCAGCATTTAAGCCTCAAGTAAATGATGAACTGGATACACAGAATTTCATGAAATTTGAGGAA TTGGAAAATCCTCCGGCCAAAACAGGCTCTGGGCCTTCAAGAAAG ATGATGCTAAACTCCAAAGATCTGAGCTTTGTGGGGTATACATACAAAAACTTTGATGCAGTGAAAGCTATAAAAATTTCAG ATCTGCAAAGGAATTCATCTCTAACAAGGCCTTCCATTGGTTCGATATTCG GTCCACCAGGCATGGATTCTCCCATGGAACCAAACGGGAGGGACACACATATGCACACAGTTTCATCTGGTGATCCAATGATTCCCTAA